The Deltaproteobacteria bacterium genome has a segment encoding these proteins:
- a CDS encoding aspartate carbamoyltransferase catalytic subunit: MKLQKKDILGMQDLSVEEINLILDTADSFLEVSTREIKKVPTLRGKTVINLFYEASTRTRTSFEIAGKRLSADTVNIAASTSSVVKGETLIDTARNLEAMNPDIIVIRHSAAGAPHLLARMIKPSIINAGDGAHEHPTQALLDMLTIRTRKGKIAGLKVAIVGDIGHSRVARSNILGLTKMGAKVAVAGPATMIPRGIEEMGVTVSYAINDAIRDADIIMMLRIQTERESHNIFPSLREYAAYFSLNSRNIGLAKKDVLVMHPGPVNRGVEISPDIADGPYSVILDQVTNGVAVRMALLYLLTEETHELLA, from the coding sequence ATGAAATTACAGAAGAAAGATATTCTCGGGATGCAGGATCTTTCGGTGGAGGAGATCAATCTTATCCTCGATACGGCCGATTCCTTCTTAGAGGTTTCCACGCGGGAGATAAAGAAGGTCCCCACCTTGCGTGGCAAGACGGTCATCAATCTTTTTTACGAGGCCAGTACCAGAACGAGAACGTCCTTTGAGATTGCCGGCAAAAGATTAAGCGCCGATACCGTCAATATAGCCGCCTCGACGAGCAGCGTTGTCAAGGGGGAGACGCTCATTGACACCGCCCGGAATCTGGAGGCCATGAATCCCGATATCATCGTGATCCGCCACAGTGCCGCGGGAGCTCCCCACCTGCTGGCCCGGATGATAAAACCCTCGATAATCAATGCCGGCGATGGCGCCCATGAGCACCCGACCCAGGCCCTGCTGGATATGCTGACGATTCGCACACGGAAAGGGAAAATCGCCGGTCTGAAGGTAGCCATCGTGGGCGATATCGGCCACAGCCGCGTCGCCCGTTCCAATATCCTCGGTCTGACCAAAATGGGCGCGAAAGTGGCCGTGGCGGGTCCCGCGACCATGATCCCGCGGGGCATTGAAGAAATGGGCGTAACTGTTTCTTATGCCATAAATGATGCCATTCGGGATGCCGACATTATCATGATGCTGAGAATTCAGACGGAGAGGGAGAGTCATAATATATTCCCATCGTTACGTGAATATGCCGCCTACTTCAGTTTAAATTCCCGCAATATCGGGCTGGCTAAGAAAGATGTGTTGGTGATGCATCCGGGACCGGTTAACCGGGGGGTGGAAATTTCTCCCGATATTGCTGATGGTCCCTATTCTGTTATCCTGGATCAGGTTACCAATGGCGTGGCGGTGCGGATGGCGCTGCTTTATCTGCTTACGGAGGAAACTCATGAACTACTTGCTTAA
- a CDS encoding dihydroorotase produces the protein MNYLLKGARVVDPSQELDSGPLDILVENGRIARIEEKIFKTIAAARRSKIADLTLLDLKGMVITPGLIDMHTHLREPGFEYKETIESGSQAALAGGFTALACMPNTKPVNDNRAVTEFIKRKSLECGLVHIYPIAAITKGSEGKQLAEFGDLKDAGAIALSDDGKPVMDAGIMRRALEYAASLGMPVISHCEDLHLSAGGTMHEGIAATRLGLAGIPGIAEDVMVSRDIILADFTKTAVHIAHVSTKEAVALVRDAKKRGIKVTAETAPHYFSLTDEFLAEYDTNGKVNPPLRTHDDVRAIKEGLRDGTIDVIASDHAPHGRTDKEVEFDYAAFGISGLETSLALGLRLVEEGILTIGQLIAGMATEPARILQIPGGTLKVGSAADLTVIDLGKVWRVAPSAFRSRGRNTPFAGWEMRGKAVLTMVGGEIRYREGAI, from the coding sequence ATGAACTACTTGCTTAAGGGTGCGAGGGTGGTTGATCCTTCCCAAGAGCTGGACTCCGGTCCGCTGGACATCCTGGTGGAAAACGGCCGCATTGCCCGCATAGAAGAAAAGATCTTTAAAACAATTGCCGCCGCCCGCCGCAGCAAAATTGCCGATCTTACGTTGCTCGATTTAAAAGGCATGGTAATAACGCCCGGTCTCATAGATATGCACACCCACTTAAGGGAACCAGGGTTCGAATATAAGGAGACTATCGAGAGCGGGAGCCAGGCAGCCTTAGCCGGTGGATTCACCGCACTGGCCTGTATGCCGAACACAAAGCCAGTAAACGATAATCGCGCCGTGACGGAATTCATCAAGCGAAAATCTCTGGAGTGCGGTTTGGTGCACATTTACCCCATCGCCGCCATTACCAAGGGATCAGAGGGGAAGCAACTGGCCGAGTTTGGTGATCTGAAGGATGCCGGGGCGATCGCCTTATCTGATGACGGAAAGCCCGTCATGGATGCCGGGATTATGCGTCGCGCCCTGGAATACGCCGCTTCGCTCGGCATGCCTGTTATTTCCCATTGTGAGGATCTGCACCTGTCGGCGGGAGGAACGATGCACGAGGGCATTGCCGCCACCCGTCTGGGACTGGCTGGCATTCCCGGCATAGCGGAAGATGTCATGGTGTCTCGGGATATTATCCTGGCTGACTTTACCAAAACGGCGGTGCACATCGCCCATGTAAGCACTAAAGAGGCGGTCGCTCTGGTGCGGGACGCCAAAAAAAGGGGTATTAAGGTGACTGCCGAAACGGCGCCGCATTATTTTTCTCTGACCGATGAATTTCTGGCGGAGTATGACACCAACGGAAAGGTCAATCCGCCCTTGCGCACTCATGATGACGTCCGGGCCATCAAAGAAGGCCTCCGGGACGGCACCATAGATGTGATTGCCAGTGATCATGCACCCCACGGCCGCACCGATAAGGAAGTAGAATTCGATTATGCCGCTTTCGGGATCAGCGGCCTGGAGACCTCGCTGGCCCTCGGGTTAAGGCTCGTGGAGGAGGGGATTCTGACCATAGGGCAACTGATTGCCGGGATGGCCACGGAACCGGCAAGGATTCTGCAGATACCGGGCGGCACGCTGAAAGTTGGATCTGCCGCCGATCTGACCGTGATTGATCTCGGCAAGGTATGGCGGGTTGCCCCTTCGGCATTTCGTTCCCGGGGCAGAAACACGCCCTTTGCCGGTTGGGAGATGCGCGGAAAGGCTGTCTTGACAATGGTTGGCGGAGAAATAAGATACCGGGAAGGGGCAATTTAA
- the recO gene encoding DNA repair protein RecO: MNSRTNYQTEAIVLRTLDYGESDRIVTFYTAEFGKVKGIAKGARRSTKRFANTLEPFSCLELLFSRRRPEGLAFVEAGTVSKHYPRIRLDLNKTLYASYMVDITDQFTLENKANPELFHLLGDFLELLDLGNVSEDIVRFFELRLLRLVGYEPVLDRCVACQAPVENGAMYHFSVREGGLKCETCSPRDYDFLGVSTGTVKSMLLGKDLEREKLCCLMLSEQGARESRHFLERFIAHLLGKEVKSLHVLREIRELGI, translated from the coding sequence ATGAACTCCCGCACCAACTACCAGACGGAAGCAATTGTTCTGCGCACCCTTGATTATGGGGAATCGGATCGGATTGTTACCTTTTACACCGCCGAATTCGGCAAAGTAAAAGGCATTGCCAAAGGCGCCCGCCGGAGCACGAAACGGTTTGCCAATACCCTGGAACCTTTTTCCTGCCTGGAGCTCCTTTTTTCTCGCCGCCGACCGGAAGGGCTGGCCTTTGTTGAGGCGGGAACGGTCAGTAAGCATTATCCCCGCATCAGATTGGATCTGAATAAAACCCTCTATGCCTCCTATATGGTTGATATTACAGATCAGTTTACGTTGGAAAACAAGGCCAATCCGGAATTGTTCCATCTGCTGGGCGATTTTCTGGAACTGCTTGACCTCGGAAACGTCTCCGAAGACATCGTCCGGTTTTTTGAACTGCGCCTCCTGCGGCTTGTGGGCTATGAGCCAGTGCTGGACCGCTGTGTGGCCTGTCAGGCGCCTGTCGAGAACGGCGCCATGTACCATTTCAGCGTCCGCGAGGGGGGGCTGAAATGCGAGACTTGTTCACCCCGGGACTATGATTTCCTCGGTGTATCAACAGGAACTGTTAAGTCAATGCTTTTGGGGAAGGATTTGGAGCGGGAGAAGCTATGTTGTCTGATGCTTTCTGAACAGGGTGCCAGAGAAAGCAGGCATTTTCTGGAGCGCTTTATCGCCCATCTGCTCGGCAAAGAGGTAAAATCACTGCATGTGCTGCGGGAAATCCGCGAGCTCGGAATATGA
- a CDS encoding amidohydrolase family protein — MIIDAHAHIFTPQVIANVSGRPALVDKLHLDVAGAQQRISATALQEESRPAGVDACLLLPTAAVDKVREINIAFREIAAGDDFFFTAGTLHPQFSANEEELSRLSLEGVRAIKLCSFSQGFSVPAAETHDLFRLIEDANRFQDGHFFVIIDTLYQAHKFFGTAPEFDTAPAMLGDLVKAYPGVDFLMAHMGGLAAPTEEIFKHLTPAGNLYLDTSGAAYTLSAEDFVGLLKIHGPDHIIFGTDWPWFGHRRELEILNVLLDRAGFGPEEKQKVFCRNAAGLLGMPLPEQGK, encoded by the coding sequence ATGATTATTGACGCCCACGCCCATATCTTTACTCCGCAGGTCATTGCCAATGTTTCCGGGCGGCCGGCATTGGTTGATAAATTGCACCTTGATGTCGCCGGGGCGCAGCAGCGGATTAGTGCAACCGCTTTGCAGGAGGAAAGCCGCCCGGCAGGGGTGGATGCCTGTCTGCTCCTTCCCACGGCGGCCGTGGATAAGGTGCGGGAAATCAACATCGCTTTCCGGGAAATAGCCGCCGGAGATGATTTTTTTTTCACGGCCGGCACCCTTCATCCCCAATTCTCCGCCAATGAAGAGGAACTTTCCCGATTGTCTTTGGAGGGGGTGCGGGCGATCAAGCTCTGCTCCTTCTCGCAGGGTTTTTCCGTTCCGGCGGCGGAGACGCATGACCTCTTCCGGTTGATAGAAGATGCGAACAGGTTTCAAGATGGTCATTTTTTCGTCATCATAGACACCCTTTATCAAGCCCACAAGTTTTTCGGGACAGCTCCCGAATTTGACACTGCACCCGCCATGCTGGGGGATCTCGTCAAGGCCTATCCGGGCGTTGATTTTCTGATGGCCCATATGGGTGGGTTGGCCGCGCCGACGGAGGAAATATTCAAACATCTTACGCCCGCGGGAAATCTCTATCTGGATACATCCGGCGCCGCCTATACCCTCTCGGCAGAGGATTTCGTCGGCCTCCTGAAAATACACGGACCGGATCATATCATCTTTGGAACCGACTGGCCCTGGTTTGGACATCGCCGGGAGCTGGAAATTCTCAATGTGCTCCTTGATCGCGCCGGGTTTGGACCGGAAGAAAAACAAAAAGTATTTTGCCGGAATGCCGCCGGTCTGCTGGGCATGCCTTTGCCGGAACAAGGAAAATAG
- a CDS encoding metallophosphoesterase: MTFVFLFFFLTYGAVHYYFFGKLKAALHPPWPALACLVFFLALMIIAPLLVNIIERQGSHVLARVSAFFCYSWMGFLFCFFSLSLLFDCYRLLHYLAEYLSSRDLRLLLPAPQPLLFITLFISLTIFIYGLFEAREVRIEKIIVKSAKIPASVGRIRIAQISDLHIGMVMQGERLKKVVDQLKVCDPDILVSTGDLVDGQNDSLFNALQYFKNYSPRLGKYAVTGNHELYAGLARALDFTKQAGFTVLRGEGRTVGDIINIAGFDDVVVTGRSQATGDSFSKVLSGLPTDKFTLILYHRPVIAKDSLGAFDLQLSGHTHKGQIFPFSLVTGLIFPMQAGYFNLPNNSALYVSRGTGTWGPPMRFLAPPEITLFDLISYKRSLLQKEG, translated from the coding sequence ATGACGTTTGTGTTTTTGTTCTTTTTCTTAACTTATGGCGCGGTGCATTACTATTTTTTCGGCAAGTTGAAAGCAGCGCTCCATCCCCCATGGCCGGCATTGGCCTGTCTGGTTTTTTTTCTTGCCTTGATGATTATTGCCCCGCTGCTCGTAAACATAATAGAGCGCCAAGGGAGTCATGTATTGGCCCGTGTTTCGGCTTTTTTCTGCTATAGCTGGATGGGCTTTCTTTTTTGCTTTTTTTCCCTTTCCCTGCTGTTTGATTGCTACCGCCTCCTGCATTATCTGGCCGAATATCTTTCGTCACGGGATTTACGCCTTTTACTTCCTGCGCCGCAGCCGCTTTTATTCATTACCCTCTTTATTTCCCTGACTATTTTTATCTACGGACTTTTTGAGGCCAGAGAGGTAAGAATAGAAAAAATCATCGTAAAATCGGCGAAGATCCCTGCATCCGTGGGAAGAATCAGGATCGCCCAGATTTCTGATCTCCATATCGGAATGGTTATGCAGGGCGAGCGACTGAAGAAGGTTGTTGACCAGTTGAAAGTTTGTGACCCGGACATCCTGGTATCCACCGGGGACCTGGTGGATGGCCAGAATGACAGCCTATTTAATGCCCTGCAATATTTTAAAAATTATTCGCCCCGGCTTGGCAAGTATGCCGTTACAGGAAATCATGAGTTATATGCCGGTCTTGCGCGGGCGCTGGATTTTACCAAACAGGCCGGATTTACGGTATTACGCGGAGAGGGGCGAACTGTCGGCGACATTATCAACATTGCCGGATTTGATGACGTTGTGGTGACAGGCAGAAGCCAGGCAACGGGTGATTCTTTTAGCAAGGTGCTGAGTGGGCTGCCAACGGATAAATTCACCCTTATTCTTTATCATCGGCCCGTGATAGCCAAAGATTCTTTGGGAGCCTTCGACTTGCAGCTCTCTGGCCACACCCACAAGGGGCAGATATTCCCGTTTTCCTTGGTGACGGGTCTTATCTTCCCCATGCAGGCCGGCTATTTCAATTTGCCGAACAATTCAGCACTTTACGTAAGCCGCGGCACCGGAACCTGGGGCCCGCCCATGCGCTTTCTGGCGCCGCCGGAAATCACCCTGTTTGATTTAATCTCATATAAAAGGAGC